Proteins encoded in a region of the Candidatus Bathyarchaeota archaeon genome:
- a CDS encoding flavin reductase family protein: MEKTKVDPSKYLSQVDRVLKKIGLLLVSTNKEGTSNVMTIGWGLFGILWNMDFVMVAVRPSRHTFNFIEETGEFTINVPTLDLADVLEYCGTVSGRDEDKFVKMSLDLLKGTLVSAPIIKQCCLHFECQVTYKTRLIQESIPKEIILDRYPEGDFHTIYFGKILNVLADKDISSKIKLF, from the coding sequence TTCAAAATACTTATCTCAGGTAGATCGAGTTCTGAAAAAAATTGGTTTATTATTGGTATCAACAAATAAAGAGGGGACTTCCAATGTTATGACAATCGGTTGGGGTTTATTCGGGATATTATGGAACATGGATTTTGTGATGGTGGCGGTTAGACCTTCAAGACATACTTTCAATTTTATTGAAGAAACAGGAGAATTCACAATAAACGTTCCCACATTAGATCTGGCGGATGTTCTTGAATATTGTGGCACTGTTTCTGGTAGGGATGAGGATAAATTCGTAAAAATGAGTCTGGACCTTCTAAAAGGAACATTAGTATCGGCTCCTATTATCAAGCAATGTTGTTTGCATTTTGAGTGTCAGGTAACATATAAGACAAGATTGATACAAGAAAGTATACCAAAAGAAATTATTCTTGATCGATATCCAGAGGGAGATTTTCATACAATATACTTTGGTAAGATCTTGAATGTTCTCGCAGACAAGGATATCAGCAGTAAAATAAAATTATTTTAG
- a CDS encoding Lrp/AsnC ligand binding domain-containing protein: protein MLAAFVFISTELGEEKNLLKQLRSISNVKEAHIVYGVYDIVVKVEAETMDKLKEIVARNIRSLSEVRSTITMTVAESI, encoded by the coding sequence ATGCTTGCGGCTTTTGTATTTATAAGTACTGAATTGGGAGAAGAAAAAAATCTCCTCAAACAATTAAGGAGCATCAGCAATGTAAAAGAAGCACACATAGTTTACGGTGTTTATGATATAGTAGTCAAGGTCGAAGCTGAAACCATGGACAAGTTGAAGGAAATAGTAGCCCGTAATATTCGAAGTCTAAGTGAGGTAAGAAGTACTATAACAATGACCGTTGCTGAAAGCATCTGA
- a CDS encoding 3-oxoacyl-ACP reductase FabG, producing the protein MRLKGKVALVTGASRGIGRAISKLFAQEGAKAVINYNKSEKEASSLAEEIQKQGGEALLVKTDVSKADEVKKMVKMTVEKFGRIDILVNNAGILISAPFLETTEEIWDKTMDINLKGAYLCSKEVAPIMLKQKKGKIISMSSISGLPERSAIRNTAYVVSKVGIIGLTRSLALHLGPDINVNAISPGLIETDMIESLGQDRIKIGTEDAILKRTGKPEEIAYTALFLASDESDFITGEVLTVSGGRAMR; encoded by the coding sequence ATGAGGCTTAAAGGAAAAGTTGCGCTTGTAACAGGTGCCAGTCGTGGAATAGGTCGTGCAATATCAAAACTTTTCGCACAAGAAGGAGCTAAAGCAGTCATAAATTATAATAAATCTGAGAAAGAAGCTTCAAGTTTAGCAGAAGAGATACAAAAACAAGGTGGAGAAGCACTTCTTGTAAAGACCGATGTCTCCAAGGCGGATGAAGTCAAGAAAATGGTTAAAATGACAGTTGAAAAATTTGGTCGGATAGATATCCTTGTAAATAATGCTGGCATCCTTATTTCTGCACCGTTCCTCGAAACTACGGAGGAGATATGGGACAAGACCATGGATATCAACTTGAAAGGCGCCTATCTATGCTCCAAAGAGGTTGCGCCTATTATGCTAAAGCAAAAAAAGGGAAAAATAATCAGCATGTCTTCGATATCTGGGTTACCAGAGAGATCAGCTATAAGGAACACCGCTTATGTAGTCTCTAAGGTAGGGATCATAGGCTTAACCCGTTCACTGGCCCTGCATCTAGGTCCAGATATAAACGTAAACGCTATCAGCCCAGGCCTTATAGAAACCGATATGATTGAATCTTTAGGCCAGGATCGGATAAAGATAGGAACTGAGGATGCCATTTTGAAGAGAACCGGTAAACCTGAAGAAATAGCATATACTGCTCTATTTTTAGCATCAGATGAATCTGATTTCATTACCGGAGAGGTATTAACTGTGTCTGGTGGAAGAGCAATGAGATAG
- a CDS encoding bacteriophage holin has protein sequence MVEKLSVKGLALSIGILWAIAILLTGISATVSTWGDKCVELIGSMYIGYSATIAGSIIGAVWGLIDGLIAGAVIAWLYNRFA, from the coding sequence ATGGTAGAAAAACTTAGTGTAAAAGGTCTTGCTCTGAGCATAGGCATCCTTTGGGCCATAGCTATTCTTCTAACTGGTATTTCTGCAACAGTTTCTACTTGGGGCGATAAATGTGTGGAGCTCATTGGCTCAATGTATATTGGCTATTCTGCAACCATAGCTGGTAGCATTATCGGAGCTGTCTGGGGTCTAATCGATGGCCTCATTGCTGGAGCTGTAATTGCCTGGCTTTATAATCGATTTGCTTAA
- a CDS encoding ester cyclase has product MESTSKNDSMKIVQRFWDEAWAPPHNIDIVDSIVSLNTVTISAGKEIKGRENFKNWLIDFHKLLIDAKLQPLDMFSNETGDKIVTRFLLSGKNGGLYGLPPDYAPVKFTGISIWTIENNLLTNQWVERSGWETYSFLTSAKSNSI; this is encoded by the coding sequence ATGGAAAGTACATCTAAAAACGATTCAATGAAAATTGTTCAAAGATTTTGGGATGAAGCATGGGCTCCCCCTCACAATATTGATATTGTGGATTCAATTGTATCATTAAATACAGTTACAATTTCAGCTGGTAAGGAGATCAAGGGGAGAGAGAATTTCAAGAATTGGTTAATTGATTTTCATAAGCTCTTAATTGATGCCAAACTACAACCACTGGATATGTTTTCAAATGAAACCGGTGATAAAATTGTGACTAGGTTCTTACTATCGGGAAAGAACGGGGGGTTATATGGACTCCCACCTGACTATGCACCAGTGAAATTTACGGGAATTTCCATTTGGACCATAGAAAATAATCTTTTGACAAATCAATGGGTAGAAAGGAGTGGGTGGGAAACTTATAGTTTTCTTACCTCCGCAAAAAGTAATTCCATTTAA